One window of the Lytechinus variegatus isolate NC3 chromosome 3, Lvar_3.0, whole genome shotgun sequence genome contains the following:
- the LOC121411375 gene encoding protein ERGIC-53-like: protein MAGYTNISITLLLLFLAVLYSSAQPPFKKFEYKYSFKGPHLIQKDETVPFWQYGGSALASDDKVRVTPSLRSRRGYIWSKMETDFDWWEIEVIFKVTGRGRVGADGLAIWYTQNRGDEGAVYGSSDKWNGMGLFFDSFDNDNQRNNPYILVVTNDGTKMYDHHNDGLLQQIGGCMRDFRNKPFPVRAKVEYYKNVLTVYFHQGLSSNDHDYELCLRAENVHLPQRGYFGVSAATGGLADDHDVMKFLTHSLATPESKIDKDGFITDEEAKKFKDEFDEFQGKLQQQKEDFRQQHPDKIKDDYDDSDSFFEDDFTRELKLILSTQNAVMQQIKQLGNKLDEIVGRQERTLSLVSAVQASSGGGGGAPPVQHTGGAGSVIQRHEIDSLLNTQRELHQSVRDIRNVVGDVQNKAGLIYNRQPTNQGAQMNQGNPLANHEMLDKINSIQDSVLKLTRRPEAQQAICPPIPDMPSCLTPTLFFVFVLIQFFVIFLYTVYRSKQEAAAKKFY, encoded by the exons ATGGCGGGGTACACCAATATTTCGATAACCTTGTTATTGCTTTTTCTGGCAGTTCTCTACAGTTCTGCACAACCTCCTTTCAAAAAATTTGAGTACAAATACAGTTTCAAAGGTCCACATCTAATCCAGAAGGATGAAACGGTTCCATTTTGGCAGTACGGAGGAA GTGCTTTGGCCAGTGATGACAAAGTTCGAGTGACTCCTTCCCTCAGAAGCAGAAGAG GTTACATCTGGTCTAAGATGGAAACTGATTTTGATTGGTGGGAGATAGAGGTCATCTTCAAGGTCACAGGACGTGGTAGAGTAGGAGCCGATGGACTG GCTATCTGGTACACCCAAAACAGGGGAGACGAAGGAGCCGTGTATGGAAGCTCCGACAAATGGAATGGAATGGGACTCTTCTTTGATTCCTTTGACAATGATAATCAGAGAAACAATCCTTACATTCTAGTCGTGACCAACGATGGTACCAAGATGTATGATCATCACAACGATGGATTGCTGCAGCAGATTGGAGGATGCATGAGAGACTTCAGGAATAAACCATTCCCAGTCAGAGCCAAAGTAGAATATTATAAGAATGTTTTGACG GTATATTTCCATCAAGGGTTAAGTTCTAATGATCATGACTATGAGCTTTGTCTGAGGGCGGAGAATGTACATCTTCCTCAGAGGGGATACTTTGGTGTGTCGGCAGCAACAGGTGGTTTAGCAG atGATCATGATGTAATGAAGTTCTTAACTCACAGCCTTGCTACACCAGAATCTAAA ATTGATAAAGATGGCTTCATTACAGATGAAGAGGCTAAAAAGTTTAAAGATGAATTTGATGAATTCCAAGGGAAATTACAGCAACAGAAAGAAGA CTTTCGTCAGCAACACCCAGATAAGATcaaagatgattatgatgatagcGATTCATTT ttTGAAGATGATTTTACCAGAGAATTGAAGCTCATTTTGTCCACACAGAATGCTGTTATGCAACAAATAAA ACAACTAGGAAATAAATTAGATGAGATAGTCGGTCGTCAGGAGAGGACACTCTCCTTGGTGTCTGCAGTTCAAGCTTCCTCAGGAGGAGGGGGCGGGGCACCTCCTGTTCAACACACTGGTGGGGCGGGGTCTGTAATACAGAGACATGAAATAGATTCACTTCTAAACACTCAAAGAGAATTACATCAATCAGTCAGAGATATAAG AAATGTAGTAGGTGATGTTCAGAATAAAGCAGGTCTGATATATAATCGTCAGCCAACCAATCAGGGAGCACAGATGAATCAGGGGAATCCCCTTGCAAATCACGAGATGCTAGATAAAATCAACTCTATACAAGACAGTGTACTCAAGCTAACACGAAGGCCTGAG GCACAGCAAGCAATATGTCCACCAATACCAGATATGCCTTCATGCCTCACACCAacattattctttgtttttgtacttattcaattttttgtgatttttctctacaCAGTATATAG gagtAAACAAGAAGCAGCAGCAAAGAAATTTTATTAA